A genomic region of Exiguobacterium sp. Helios contains the following coding sequences:
- a CDS encoding SAM-dependent methyltransferase, which produces MELDQLKDLLTEKLQATSLIHATISGPRQKSNDLRRIKLKPILLRDTYAIQLEFQHERIIKHENLSIEEFILRMDDYFNEFRQFLFRFETEEVQFQLSKKMKVSLKTTGKEPVKAELSHNRKKSHLLEDGVPVPFLIRLGVMTEEGQVKRQKYDKFKQINRFLEFVEDSIAVLPQGRTLRILDFGCGKSYLTFALYHYLKIVKGFDLNVTGLDLKKEVIEDCTAIAADLGYDDLSFRVGDVHDYDQDTEVDLMVTLHACDVATDVALARAVDWNASVILSVPCCQKELNRQLDCSPLDVMLQHGLIQEKFASLATDSIRAELLTLVGYDTQLLEFIDLENTPKNILIRAYKNPKQPTEEKIDRYIAFRDLLHAKPYLERELSGRLGQISPKLVQ; this is translated from the coding sequence GTGGAACTAGACCAATTAAAAGACCTGCTCACTGAAAAACTGCAGGCAACTTCACTCATACACGCGACGATTAGTGGTCCGCGCCAAAAATCAAACGATCTGCGTCGAATCAAGTTAAAACCGATTCTACTTAGAGATACGTATGCAATCCAGTTAGAGTTTCAACATGAACGGATCATTAAGCATGAGAATTTAAGTATAGAAGAATTTATTTTGCGAATGGACGACTATTTTAACGAATTTCGTCAATTTTTATTCCGTTTCGAGACGGAAGAAGTCCAGTTCCAACTCTCGAAGAAAATGAAAGTTTCACTGAAGACGACAGGCAAGGAACCGGTAAAGGCCGAACTGTCTCACAATCGAAAGAAAAGCCATTTGTTAGAAGACGGCGTGCCGGTACCGTTTTTGATTCGTCTTGGTGTAATGACGGAAGAAGGACAGGTCAAGCGTCAAAAATATGATAAGTTTAAACAAATCAATCGTTTTCTTGAATTCGTCGAAGACAGTATCGCAGTATTGCCGCAAGGGCGTACGTTACGGATTTTGGATTTTGGATGCGGTAAATCGTATCTGACGTTTGCTCTCTATCATTACTTGAAAATCGTCAAGGGATTTGATTTAAACGTCACCGGTCTTGATCTCAAAAAAGAAGTCATCGAGGATTGTACAGCCATCGCTGCTGATTTAGGGTATGATGATTTATCGTTCCGTGTCGGTGATGTCCATGATTACGACCAGGATACGGAAGTTGATTTAATGGTGACGCTACATGCTTGTGACGTTGCGACGGATGTCGCGCTTGCCCGGGCAGTCGACTGGAATGCATCGGTCATTCTCAGTGTCCCGTGTTGTCAGAAGGAGTTGAACCGTCAGCTGGACTGTTCACCGCTTGACGTCATGCTGCAACATGGATTGATTCAAGAAAAGTTTGCTTCGCTCGCAACGGATTCCATCCGGGCAGAGTTGTTGACATTGGTCGGCTACGATACGCAACTGCTTGAGTTCATTGATTTAGAAAACACGCCGAAAAATATCTTGATTCGGGCTTATAAAAATCCGAAGCAGCCAACGGAAGAAAAAATTGACCGGTATATCGCTTTCCGAGACCTGTTACACGCTAAACCGTATTTAGAACGTGAATTGAGCGGCAGACTTGGACAGATTTCACCGAAACTCGTACAATAA
- a CDS encoding ZIP family metal transporter, protein MGIAFMWGAIAGGAVVIGALIGLFIPLKQRLIGYVMSFGTGILIGAATFELLDEALNKSTTMVVGVSFIVGSLVFTGFDMFVSSRGASKRKRSSGGNEGTGTAIFFGTILDAIPESIMIGASLLSGNVSAALVAAIFVSNIPEGLSSTTGLQKDGFSKKKILVMWGIVWLISALASLAGYSILAELPDMQFAMIGAFASGGIIAMLASTMMPEAHEEGGAIVGLFASLGLITAVILS, encoded by the coding sequence ATGGGAATCGCTTTTATGTGGGGGGCAATCGCAGGAGGGGCTGTCGTCATCGGGGCATTAATCGGTTTGTTCATCCCTCTTAAACAACGGTTGATCGGGTATGTGATGTCGTTTGGAACGGGCATTTTAATCGGGGCGGCGACGTTTGAATTATTGGATGAAGCCTTAAACAAATCCACGACGATGGTTGTCGGTGTGTCCTTTATCGTCGGTTCACTCGTGTTCACCGGTTTTGACATGTTCGTTTCCTCCCGTGGTGCCAGTAAACGAAAACGATCGTCCGGCGGTAACGAAGGTACAGGAACGGCCATCTTCTTCGGGACGATTCTGGATGCGATTCCGGAATCGATCATGATCGGTGCCAGTTTGTTATCCGGAAATGTCAGCGCCGCTCTTGTCGCAGCGATTTTTGTCAGTAACATCCCGGAAGGTCTGTCGAGTACAACCGGCTTACAAAAAGACGGCTTCTCGAAGAAGAAAATTCTTGTCATGTGGGGAATCGTCTGGTTGATTTCCGCACTTGCCTCCCTTGCCGGTTATTCCATTTTAGCGGAATTACCGGATATGCAGTTTGCGATGATCGGTGCCTTTGCAAGCGGCGGTATCATTGCCATGCTCGCTTCGACGATGATGCCGGAAGCCCATGAAGAGGGCGGTGCGATTGTAGGTCTGTTCGCTTCACTTGGTCTGATTACAGCTGTCATCTTAAGTTAA
- a CDS encoding manganese-dependent inorganic pyrophosphatase has product MEKVLVFGHKNPDTDTIASAIAYAELKKELGVHAEAVRLGEINGETQFALDYFKVARPRLVTEVSKEAQHVILVDHNERQQSADDIDAVKVMEVIDHHRIANFETSDPLYYRAEPVGCTTTILNKMYKEHGVAIKPEIAGLMLSAIVSDSLLFKSPTCTEQDVIAARELATIAGVDANVYGLDMLKAGADLSMKTVDELIALDAKEFSMGPFKVEIAQANTVDTAEVLLRQAELETRIESLIAEKELDLYMLLVTDILTNNSVALVLGPEASLVERAFGLDATNHLLYLEGVVSRKKQVVPVLTNTAAAVE; this is encoded by the coding sequence ATGGAAAAAGTTTTAGTATTTGGTCATAAAAATCCGGACACGGATACGATTGCATCGGCCATCGCCTATGCCGAATTAAAAAAAGAGCTCGGTGTTCATGCTGAAGCCGTTCGTCTTGGTGAAATTAACGGAGAAACACAATTTGCGCTCGATTACTTCAAAGTCGCTCGTCCCCGCCTCGTGACAGAAGTATCAAAAGAAGCACAACACGTCATTCTCGTTGACCACAATGAACGTCAACAAAGTGCCGATGATATCGATGCCGTCAAAGTGATGGAAGTCATCGATCATCACCGGATTGCCAACTTCGAGACGTCTGATCCGCTTTATTACCGGGCAGAACCGGTTGGTTGTACGACGACGATCCTAAACAAAATGTACAAAGAACACGGTGTTGCGATTAAACCGGAAATCGCCGGTCTGATGTTGTCAGCCATCGTTTCCGACTCGTTACTGTTCAAGTCGCCGACATGTACGGAGCAAGACGTCATCGCAGCACGTGAACTCGCGACGATTGCCGGCGTCGATGCCAACGTCTATGGTCTCGATATGTTAAAAGCCGGTGCTGATTTATCAATGAAAACGGTTGATGAGTTGATCGCACTTGATGCAAAAGAGTTTTCGATGGGACCATTCAAAGTCGAAATCGCACAAGCAAACACAGTTGATACGGCAGAAGTTTTGCTTCGTCAAGCAGAACTCGAAACACGGATCGAATCCTTGATTGCTGAAAAAGAATTGGACTTGTACATGTTGCTCGTCACCGATATCTTGACGAACAACTCGGTCGCGCTTGTTCTCGGACCTGAAGCATCACTGGTCGAACGGGCCTTCGGACTTGATGCAACAAATCATCTCCTCTATCTTGAAGGTGTCGTTTCACGGAAAAAACAAGTTGTTCCGGTCTTGACGAATACAGCAGCAGCAGTCGAATAA
- a CDS encoding BrxA/BrxB family bacilliredoxin — protein sequence MDFQMYFEDVVQTARKEAAAAGFEELTTVESVDEAMKRDGLTLVLVNSVCGCAGGIARPAAAYINRMEGVKPDHFVTVFAGQDREATDRAREYFEGYPPSSPSFALMQDGNILSMVERFDIESFTAEEVVEKLESLIEIYA from the coding sequence ATGGATTTCCAAATGTATTTTGAAGATGTCGTTCAAACGGCACGTAAAGAAGCAGCAGCTGCTGGTTTTGAAGAATTAACGACGGTCGAGAGCGTCGATGAAGCGATGAAGCGTGACGGTTTGACGCTTGTCCTCGTCAATTCGGTGTGCGGATGTGCCGGTGGGATTGCTCGTCCGGCTGCCGCTTACATCAACCGGATGGAAGGTGTAAAACCGGATCATTTCGTGACGGTATTTGCAGGGCAAGACCGGGAAGCAACAGATCGGGCGCGTGAATACTTCGAAGGATATCCGCCATCATCGCCATCATTCGCATTGATGCAAGATGGAAACATCCTGTCGATGGTCGAACGGTTTGACATCGAATCGTTTACTGCAGAAGAAGTCGTCGAAAAGTTAGAGTCATTGATTGAAATCTACGCGTAA
- a CDS encoding amino acid ABC transporter permease, translating to MIDFTKIQDSIPYILQGIPVLFQVVIVAAIAGMLIGIVVAALKITKSMFLRFLGHAYTAVFRGTPLILQLAIIHFGLPQLTGYVTTGYQSAIIAFSLNSGAYISEIIRAGIQAVDRGQWEAADALGIPYMKQLRSIILPQAFKNILPAIMNELITLTKESALISTVGVLDVMRRAQVVGGEKALYFEPLLFAGFVYFVLVMGLSLIGQQVEKAMRKSG from the coding sequence ATGATAGACTTTACAAAGATTCAAGATTCAATCCCATATATTCTGCAAGGAATTCCGGTTCTGTTTCAAGTCGTCATCGTCGCAGCAATTGCCGGGATGCTGATCGGAATCGTAGTCGCAGCGCTGAAGATTACAAAAAGTATGTTTCTTCGATTCCTAGGTCATGCCTATACGGCAGTCTTCCGCGGAACACCATTGATCTTGCAACTGGCGATCATTCATTTTGGATTGCCGCAGTTGACAGGGTATGTAACAACAGGCTATCAATCCGCCATCATCGCCTTTTCCCTAAACTCCGGTGCCTATATCTCGGAGATTATCCGGGCCGGAATTCAAGCGGTCGACCGGGGACAATGGGAAGCTGCGGATGCCCTCGGGATTCCTTACATGAAACAGTTACGGTCGATCATCTTGCCGCAAGCATTTAAAAACATCTTACCGGCCATCATGAATGAATTGATCACCTTAACAAAAGAATCCGCTTTGATTTCGACGGTTGGTGTACTCGATGTCATGCGCCGGGCACAGGTCGTCGGTGGAGAAAAAGCCTTGTATTTTGAACCGTTATTGTTTGCGGGGTTCGTCTATTTCGTACTTGTCATGGGATTGTCCTTGATTGGTCAACAAGTCGAAAAAGCTATGAGAAAGAGTGGTTAA
- the fadH gene encoding 2,4-dienoyl-CoA reductase — protein MTKTVLVTGGTSGMGKAMAIALKEAGWNVVVTGRNAERLQQTDQDLQAIDGKHSVIQMDVRDPDACLAAVNQTRQQYGQLEALINNAAGNFICPTDELSPNGWKTVIDIVLNGTFNCSHALVKGWQEDNVSGGQILNIVASYAWQAGPGVAPSAAAKAGVLNLTRTLAVEWGYKYGARINAISPGPIERTGGADKLAMSPEHAERIRRNVPLGRFGTPEEIAGLATWMLSDQASYLNGECIALDGGHWLNKQPF, from the coding sequence ATGACAAAAACAGTACTTGTCACCGGCGGCACGAGCGGTATGGGGAAAGCGATGGCCATCGCTTTAAAAGAAGCCGGCTGGAATGTCGTCGTGACCGGACGGAATGCCGAACGGTTGCAACAAACCGATCAGGACTTACAGGCGATTGACGGAAAACACAGTGTCATTCAAATGGACGTTCGGGATCCGGACGCTTGCCTCGCTGCTGTCAATCAAACCCGGCAACAATACGGACAACTTGAAGCACTGATCAATAACGCTGCCGGCAATTTCATCTGTCCGACTGATGAACTTTCGCCAAATGGATGGAAAACAGTCATTGATATCGTCTTGAACGGGACATTCAACTGTTCGCATGCCCTCGTCAAAGGCTGGCAGGAGGACAATGTATCAGGCGGACAAATCTTGAATATCGTCGCCTCATATGCTTGGCAGGCAGGTCCAGGTGTCGCACCGAGTGCCGCTGCAAAAGCCGGCGTCCTGAACCTGACGCGGACACTTGCTGTCGAATGGGGTTACAAATACGGGGCCCGGATCAATGCCATCAGTCCCGGACCGATTGAACGGACCGGTGGAGCCGATAAACTCGCCATGTCTCCGGAACATGCGGAACGGATTCGGCGGAACGTCCCGCTCGGACGATTCGGGACACCGGAAGAAATCGCCGGTCTTGCGACTTGGATGCTGTCCGATCAGGCGAGCTACTTAAATGGGGAATGTATCGCCCTCGACGGTGGACATTGGTTAAATAAACAACCGTTTTGA
- a CDS encoding transporter substrate-binding domain-containing protein encodes MKKLVATAMAGILAVTMAACGASEESKGDTTKKNDKVLTMGTSADYFPFEYIDTAKGDDIVGFDVAIAKEVTKNLGYELKIEDMEFGSLLGALSAGRVDFVMAGMTPTDERKKNADFTDIYFQSKNLVMTKDKAIAADDELKGKKVGVQLGSIQEALAKDRYKDSEAVSLNKIPEIIQELNTGRIDALIIEDAVAVKYMDQDESLKTYEIKEDGPTGSAVAFKKGDKMRDDFNKELKKMIDNGDIDKLAEEWFQKEAK; translated from the coding sequence ATGAAGAAACTAGTAGCAACGGCAATGGCAGGAATTCTCGCAGTCACGATGGCAGCATGTGGGGCCTCGGAGGAATCAAAAGGCGACACGACGAAGAAGAACGATAAAGTATTGACGATGGGAACATCAGCGGATTACTTCCCGTTCGAGTATATCGATACAGCGAAAGGTGATGACATCGTCGGGTTTGATGTAGCAATCGCCAAAGAAGTCACAAAAAATCTCGGTTACGAGTTGAAAATCGAAGACATGGAGTTCGGAAGCCTGCTCGGAGCACTCAGTGCAGGACGTGTTGATTTCGTCATGGCAGGTATGACGCCGACAGACGAGCGGAAGAAAAATGCCGATTTTACGGATATCTACTTCCAGTCAAAAAACCTTGTCATGACGAAGGATAAAGCGATCGCGGCAGATGATGAATTAAAAGGCAAGAAAGTAGGTGTCCAGCTCGGATCAATCCAGGAAGCATTAGCGAAAGACCGGTACAAAGACAGTGAAGCGGTCTCGTTAAACAAGATTCCAGAAATCATTCAAGAATTGAACACAGGCCGGATCGACGCGCTGATCATTGAAGACGCCGTCGCCGTCAAATATATGGATCAAGACGAGTCATTGAAGACATACGAAATCAAGGAAGACGGACCAACCGGTTCTGCTGTCGCCTTCAAAAAAGGAGACAAGATGCGTGACGACTTCAACAAAGAGTTGAAGAAGATGATCGACAACGGAGACATCGACAAACTCGCAGAAGAATGGTTCCAAAAAGAAGCAAAATAA
- a CDS encoding amino acid ABC transporter ATP-binding protein, producing the protein MIQVTDLYKQFGKLEVLKGITTTVGRGEVVAVIGPSGSGKSTFLRCINLLEQPTSGTINVDGFELTKPKANIAKARQNIGMVFQQFNLFPHKSVLDNLIYAPINVLGLSKDAAVKRAEVLLDRVGLAEKRDNFPNQLSGGQKQRVAIARALAMEPNVMLFDEPTSALDPEMVNEVLDVMKQLAESGMTMVIVTHEMGFAKEVADRVLFLDEGILMEEGSPVELFDHPKTDRAKKFLEKVL; encoded by the coding sequence ATGATTCAAGTGACTGATCTGTATAAGCAGTTTGGAAAATTAGAAGTCTTAAAAGGGATCACGACGACGGTCGGACGCGGAGAAGTGGTTGCCGTCATCGGTCCGTCGGGATCCGGTAAATCAACGTTTTTACGTTGTATCAATCTGTTGGAACAGCCTACAAGCGGGACGATTAATGTCGATGGATTTGAACTGACGAAACCAAAAGCGAATATCGCGAAAGCGCGTCAAAACATCGGTATGGTCTTCCAACAGTTTAATCTTTTCCCGCATAAGTCTGTGCTCGATAACCTGATTTACGCACCAATCAACGTGTTAGGTCTTTCAAAAGACGCGGCTGTCAAGCGGGCGGAAGTGTTGCTTGATCGGGTCGGTTTGGCCGAAAAACGGGACAACTTCCCGAACCAGCTGTCAGGCGGTCAAAAACAACGGGTCGCCATTGCCCGGGCGCTGGCGATGGAACCAAATGTCATGCTGTTTGACGAGCCGACATCGGCCCTTGATCCGGAAATGGTCAACGAAGTACTGGATGTCATGAAACAGCTCGCCGAAAGCGGAATGACGATGGTCATCGTTACGCACGAAATGGGCTTCGCAAAAGAAGTCGCAGATCGTGTCCTGTTCCTGGATGAGGGTATTTTGATGGAAGAGGGCAGTCCGGTGGAACTGTTTGACCATCCGAAAACGGATCGGGCAAAAAAATTCCTCGAAAAAGTATTATGA
- the tenA gene encoding thiaminase II, whose amino-acid sequence MTFSEEIRQAAKRYWDSSFTHPFVTGIADGTLPEAKFRHYVLQDAYYLKHFAKIQARAASKAQDFATIAELAEHATSTYAAELSLHQSFFEPLGISDKTLAEFEPAPTAYAYISHMHHASEGTLGETIAAILPCYWLYYEIGQQLQAATPASPIYQQWIATYSSEWFERVVFEQIDRLNELAEKASEQERVRMKQHFVRSCYYELMFWQMGWAEETFERQYEQTMEMTSSK is encoded by the coding sequence ATGACATTCAGTGAAGAAATCCGGCAAGCGGCAAAACGGTATTGGGACAGCAGCTTTACCCATCCATTCGTGACAGGGATTGCGGATGGAACACTACCAGAAGCAAAATTTCGCCATTACGTCCTACAGGATGCCTATTACTTAAAACATTTCGCGAAAATTCAGGCGCGGGCCGCGTCGAAGGCACAGGACTTCGCGACGATTGCCGAACTCGCGGAACATGCGACGTCGACCTATGCTGCAGAACTCAGTCTGCATCAATCGTTTTTTGAACCGCTTGGGATTTCGGACAAGACACTGGCAGAGTTTGAACCAGCACCGACCGCATATGCGTATATTTCGCATATGCACCATGCAAGTGAAGGGACGCTTGGGGAGACCATCGCTGCGATTTTACCGTGTTACTGGCTTTACTATGAGATTGGACAACAGTTACAGGCAGCGACACCGGCTTCACCGATTTATCAGCAATGGATTGCGACATACAGTTCCGAATGGTTCGAGCGGGTGGTCTTTGAACAGATTGACCGGTTAAATGAGTTGGCAGAGAAGGCGAGTGAACAAGAACGCGTCCGGATGAAACAACATTTCGTCAGAAGCTGTTATTACGAATTGATGTTTTGGCAGATGGGCTGGGCGGAAGAAACGTTTGAACGGCAGTACGAACAGACGATGGAAATGACATCATCCAAGTAA
- a CDS encoding HD domain-containing protein, whose translation MYEETKKFVERFHANDFSGHDFAHIERVRTMALRIAEIEGGDVQIIELAALLHDVADSKLGGTSDSVDQHLRPLVSEQDRLYILDIINSLSFKRGDRPPMKTIEGKIVQDADRLDAIGAIGIARTFQFAGQFKEPMYVPGLVPREPGDRTGKTSALHHFDEKLFRLKELMNTKTAKIIAEDRHQYMLEFVERFKQEWEGR comes from the coding sequence TTGTATGAAGAAACCAAAAAATTTGTCGAGAGATTCCATGCAAATGATTTTTCCGGTCATGACTTTGCCCACATCGAACGGGTCCGGACGATGGCGTTACGGATTGCCGAAATCGAAGGAGGCGATGTTCAGATTATTGAACTCGCCGCCCTACTGCACGATGTAGCCGACAGTAAGCTCGGCGGAACGAGTGACAGCGTCGATCAGCATCTACGGCCACTCGTATCGGAACAGGACCGCCTGTATATTCTCGACATCATCAACAGCTTGTCATTTAAAAGGGGTGACCGTCCGCCGATGAAGACGATTGAAGGGAAGATTGTCCAGGATGCAGACCGATTGGATGCGATTGGCGCCATCGGTATCGCCCGGACATTTCAATTTGCCGGTCAATTCAAGGAACCGATGTATGTGCCGGGACTCGTTCCCCGCGAGCCGGGTGACCGGACGGGAAAGACGAGTGCCTTACACCATTTCGATGAAAAATTATTCCGCTTAAAAGAGTTGATGAACACGAAGACGGCGAAAATCATCGCTGAAGATCGTCACCAGTATATGCTGGAATTCGTCGAACGGTTCAAACAGGAATGGGAAGGTCGGTAA
- a CDS encoding DUF1002 domain-containing protein, whose translation MNKTMTWTASALLATTLLLPTTASAEQVVDKTIVTLGESLGAKDKSWVLSRLNAPEGITPIIATSADEEKYLGKNIPQSQRGGGMYSSAKIELAEKGDGLSVATENITWVTKDMYLNALVTAGVTDADITITSPYKVTGTSALTGIMKAYDQTSAETGIKLTDERKDLAQQELSVTSDVGKTVGTDKVADLMNEIKAEIAKQQPETKVEIENVIVQVIQNNNINLSDAQMDRLTGLFNQMEQADLNWGQIESGLKDAGQDIQAFATSEETKGFFAKLFDGLSAFFNSIAGLFK comes from the coding sequence ATGAATAAAACCATGACATGGACCGCTTCGGCATTACTTGCTACTACCTTACTGCTACCGACGACCGCATCTGCTGAACAAGTGGTCGACAAAACAATCGTCACCCTTGGCGAATCACTTGGGGCAAAGGATAAATCGTGGGTCTTGTCCCGTCTGAATGCACCGGAAGGCATTACTCCGATTATTGCAACATCTGCGGATGAAGAAAAATATCTCGGGAAAAACATTCCCCAATCACAACGGGGTGGCGGCATGTACTCTTCCGCTAAAATTGAGTTGGCTGAAAAAGGTGATGGATTATCTGTCGCGACCGAAAACATCACCTGGGTCACAAAAGACATGTACCTCAACGCCCTCGTCACAGCGGGTGTAACGGATGCGGACATTACGATCACGTCCCCGTACAAGGTAACCGGAACTTCGGCTTTGACCGGGATCATGAAAGCGTATGATCAAACATCTGCCGAGACCGGCATCAAACTGACGGATGAACGAAAAGACCTTGCCCAGCAAGAACTCTCTGTGACATCCGATGTCGGGAAAACGGTCGGGACGGATAAAGTCGCCGACTTGATGAATGAAATCAAAGCGGAAATCGCGAAACAACAGCCGGAAACGAAGGTCGAGATTGAAAACGTCATCGTCCAAGTCATCCAAAACAATAACATCAATTTATCCGATGCTCAGATGGACCGGTTGACCGGACTGTTTAATCAAATGGAACAAGCGGACCTGAACTGGGGTCAAATCGAGAGTGGTCTAAAAGATGCCGGACAAGATATCCAGGCCTTCGCGACCTCAGAAGAGACAAAAGGATTTTTTGCGAAGTTGTTTGATGGTCTCAGTGCATTCTTCAACTCGATTGCCGGCTTATTTAAATAA
- a CDS encoding sporulation protein → MFKKILSQIGIGAATVDTRLEQDHCEPGGTIQGVVHIKGGNVDQEIARIYLAFNTQYKQEVGDSTAFTTFTLDRFALNEAPFTIEADVEREIPFTLQVPFNTPLSVSQSKSWIETGLDIAQAVDPSDHDAVVVKANDYQSVILEAMENLGFRLKKADTEKLPGRFRKDLPIAQELEYSARGTHYAHKLDEIEVILLQDRFGIDIVVQIDRRAHSLGSLFSEMAGTDETMTKLSLSNQDLTNPSLVKQRLADLIEHHS, encoded by the coding sequence ATGTTCAAAAAAATTCTTTCACAAATCGGCATTGGTGCCGCAACGGTCGATACACGACTCGAACAAGATCACTGTGAACCCGGTGGAACGATTCAAGGAGTCGTTCATATTAAGGGCGGTAACGTCGATCAGGAAATCGCCCGGATTTATCTCGCCTTCAATACCCAGTACAAACAAGAAGTCGGGGACAGCACGGCATTCACGACGTTCACACTGGACCGGTTTGCATTAAATGAAGCCCCGTTTACGATTGAAGCAGACGTCGAACGGGAAATACCGTTTACGCTTCAAGTCCCTTTTAATACACCACTTTCCGTCAGCCAATCGAAGTCGTGGATCGAGACGGGTCTTGATATCGCGCAGGCGGTTGACCCTTCTGACCACGATGCTGTCGTCGTCAAAGCGAATGACTACCAATCGGTCATCCTTGAAGCGATGGAAAACCTCGGATTCCGCCTCAAGAAAGCTGATACAGAGAAATTGCCGGGCCGCTTCCGGAAAGATTTGCCGATCGCGCAGGAACTTGAGTATTCTGCCCGCGGTACTCATTATGCTCACAAGCTGGACGAAATCGAAGTTATCCTGTTGCAAGACCGGTTCGGCATCGACATCGTCGTCCAAATCGACCGCCGTGCCCACAGTCTCGGTTCGCTGTTCAGTGAAATGGCAGGAACCGATGAGACGATGACGAAACTTTCATTATCGAACCAGGACTTAACGAATCCGTCACTCGTGAAACAACGTCTCGCCGATTTGATTGAACACCACAGTTGA